One stretch of Tribolium castaneum strain GA2 chromosome 5, icTriCast1.1, whole genome shotgun sequence DNA includes these proteins:
- the Wnt10 gene encoding protein Wnt-10a isoform X3 codes for MSKSLPVVLALFVSGLLSRWNCSSLSTKTKNPYTSGIFRKGFRETAFAYAISSAGIAISVAKSCSRGVLTNCGCEMHQHRHNNTKGAWKWAGCSHNLHYGSKFSKMFFESKEVNDDIHSQVSLHNSKIGRMVPKTVFANMQIKCKCHGLSGSCELKTCWKQVPNFHYVGKSLKEKFESAIQVDQANYFTNRNFKIINYKKKLKQRIKSRQWTPHKKKHKRGLKNNLLFYEKSPHFCDAAPPLDVWGTSGRLCSLNATDQSSCSSLCCGRGYNLVKQRRTVSCFCVFRWCCTVECRDCIEEKWISICK; via the exons gtGGAATTGTTCGTCGCTTTCGACGAAAACCAAAAATCCTTACACCAGTGGCATTTTTCGAAAAG GATTCAGGGAAACTGCTTTTGCCTACGCCATATCCTCAGCCGGTATTGCCATCTCAGTGGCGAAGAGCTGCAGTCGAGGTGTGCTCACGAATTGCGGCTGTGAAATGCACCAACACAGGCACAACAACACCAAGGGCGCCTGGAAATGGGCCGGATGCTCGCATAACTTGCACTACGGAAGCAAAttctcaaaaatgtttttcgaaTCGAAGGAAGTGAACGACGACATACACTCGCAAGTCAGTCTACACAACAGCAAAATTGGTCGAATGGTACccaaa ACAGTTTTCGCCAACATGCAGATTAAATGCAAGTGCCACGGCCTGTCGGGAAGCTGCGAACTGAAAACGTGCTGGAAACAAGTTCcaaattttcattacgttgGAAAATCCCTCAAGGAAAAATTCGAATCGGCCATTCAAGTCGACCAGGcgaattatttcacaaatcggaatttcaaaataattaa ttATAAGAAAAAACTGAAGCAACGGATCAAATCGCGACAGTGGACTCCTCACAAGAAAAAGCACAAGCGCGGTCTGAAGAACAATCTGTTATTTTACGAAAAGAGTCCGCACTTTTGCGACGCTGCTCCGCCTCTGGACGTTTGGGGCACCTCTGGGAGACTCTGCAGTTTAAATGCCACCGACCAGAGCAGCTGCTCGTCTCTGTGTTGCGGAAGAGGCTACAATTTGGTCAAACAACGGCGGACGGTATCCTGCTTTTGCGTTTTTCGCTGGTGTTGCACAGTCGAATGCCGAGACTGCATCGAAGAAAAGTGGATCagtatttgtaaataa
- the Wnt10 gene encoding protein Wnt-10a isoform X2 has translation MSKSLPVVLALFVSGLLSSSAHENSLPHHRSVIRANLYSGNTVCRTTPGFSRLQLELCYRYPEEMLAALQGIRQAVKECHYQFFNYRWNCSSLSTKTKNPYTSGIFRKGFRETAFAYAISSAGIAISVAKSCSRGVLTNCGCEMHQHRHNNTKGAWKWAGCSHNLHYGSKFSKMFFESKEVNDDIHSQVSLHNSKIGRMTVFANMQIKCKCHGLSGSCELKTCWKQVPNFHYVGKSLKEKFESAIQVDQANYFTNRNFKIINYKKKLKQRIKSRQWTPHKKKHKRGLKNNLLFYEKSPHFCDAAPPLDVWGTSGRLCSLNATDQSSCSSLCCGRGYNLVKQRRTVSCFCVFRWCCTVECRDCIEEKWISICK, from the exons TTCCGCACATGAAAACTCTTTGCCTCATCACAGATCGGTTATAAGAGCAAATTTATACTCCGGGAACACTGTATGTAGAACCACTCCGGGGTTTAGCAGACTGCAGCTCGAGCTTTGTTATCGTTATCCGGAAGAAATGTTGGCAGCTCTTCAAGGAATCAGACAGGCAGTAAAAGAATGCCActatcagttttttaattataggtGGAATTGTTCGTCGCTTTCGACGAAAACCAAAAATCCTTACACCAGTGGCATTTTTCGAAAAG GATTCAGGGAAACTGCTTTTGCCTACGCCATATCCTCAGCCGGTATTGCCATCTCAGTGGCGAAGAGCTGCAGTCGAGGTGTGCTCACGAATTGCGGCTGTGAAATGCACCAACACAGGCACAACAACACCAAGGGCGCCTGGAAATGGGCCGGATGCTCGCATAACTTGCACTACGGAAGCAAAttctcaaaaatgtttttcgaaTCGAAGGAAGTGAACGACGACATACACTCGCAAGTCAGTCTACACAACAGCAAAATTGGTCGAATG ACAGTTTTCGCCAACATGCAGATTAAATGCAAGTGCCACGGCCTGTCGGGAAGCTGCGAACTGAAAACGTGCTGGAAACAAGTTCcaaattttcattacgttgGAAAATCCCTCAAGGAAAAATTCGAATCGGCCATTCAAGTCGACCAGGcgaattatttcacaaatcggaatttcaaaataattaa ttATAAGAAAAAACTGAAGCAACGGATCAAATCGCGACAGTGGACTCCTCACAAGAAAAAGCACAAGCGCGGTCTGAAGAACAATCTGTTATTTTACGAAAAGAGTCCGCACTTTTGCGACGCTGCTCCGCCTCTGGACGTTTGGGGCACCTCTGGGAGACTCTGCAGTTTAAATGCCACCGACCAGAGCAGCTGCTCGTCTCTGTGTTGCGGAAGAGGCTACAATTTGGTCAAACAACGGCGGACGGTATCCTGCTTTTGCGTTTTTCGCTGGTGTTGCACAGTCGAATGCCGAGACTGCATCGAAGAAAAGTGGATCagtatttgtaaataa
- the Wnt10 gene encoding protein Wnt-10a isoform X1 gives MSKSLPVVLALFVSGLLSSSAHENSLPHHRSVIRANLYSGNTVCRTTPGFSRLQLELCYRYPEEMLAALQGIRQAVKECHYQFFNYRWNCSSLSTKTKNPYTSGIFRKGFRETAFAYAISSAGIAISVAKSCSRGVLTNCGCEMHQHRHNNTKGAWKWAGCSHNLHYGSKFSKMFFESKEVNDDIHSQVSLHNSKIGRMVPKTVFANMQIKCKCHGLSGSCELKTCWKQVPNFHYVGKSLKEKFESAIQVDQANYFTNRNFKIINYKKKLKQRIKSRQWTPHKKKHKRGLKNNLLFYEKSPHFCDAAPPLDVWGTSGRLCSLNATDQSSCSSLCCGRGYNLVKQRRTVSCFCVFRWCCTVECRDCIEEKWISICK, from the exons TTCCGCACATGAAAACTCTTTGCCTCATCACAGATCGGTTATAAGAGCAAATTTATACTCCGGGAACACTGTATGTAGAACCACTCCGGGGTTTAGCAGACTGCAGCTCGAGCTTTGTTATCGTTATCCGGAAGAAATGTTGGCAGCTCTTCAAGGAATCAGACAGGCAGTAAAAGAATGCCActatcagttttttaattataggtGGAATTGTTCGTCGCTTTCGACGAAAACCAAAAATCCTTACACCAGTGGCATTTTTCGAAAAG GATTCAGGGAAACTGCTTTTGCCTACGCCATATCCTCAGCCGGTATTGCCATCTCAGTGGCGAAGAGCTGCAGTCGAGGTGTGCTCACGAATTGCGGCTGTGAAATGCACCAACACAGGCACAACAACACCAAGGGCGCCTGGAAATGGGCCGGATGCTCGCATAACTTGCACTACGGAAGCAAAttctcaaaaatgtttttcgaaTCGAAGGAAGTGAACGACGACATACACTCGCAAGTCAGTCTACACAACAGCAAAATTGGTCGAATGGTACccaaa ACAGTTTTCGCCAACATGCAGATTAAATGCAAGTGCCACGGCCTGTCGGGAAGCTGCGAACTGAAAACGTGCTGGAAACAAGTTCcaaattttcattacgttgGAAAATCCCTCAAGGAAAAATTCGAATCGGCCATTCAAGTCGACCAGGcgaattatttcacaaatcggaatttcaaaataattaa ttATAAGAAAAAACTGAAGCAACGGATCAAATCGCGACAGTGGACTCCTCACAAGAAAAAGCACAAGCGCGGTCTGAAGAACAATCTGTTATTTTACGAAAAGAGTCCGCACTTTTGCGACGCTGCTCCGCCTCTGGACGTTTGGGGCACCTCTGGGAGACTCTGCAGTTTAAATGCCACCGACCAGAGCAGCTGCTCGTCTCTGTGTTGCGGAAGAGGCTACAATTTGGTCAAACAACGGCGGACGGTATCCTGCTTTTGCGTTTTTCGCTGGTGTTGCACAGTCGAATGCCGAGACTGCATCGAAGAAAAGTGGATCagtatttgtaaataa